In one window of Mesorhizobium sp. B2-1-1 DNA:
- a CDS encoding glycosyltransferase family 4 protein: MAPSALSRMIMRRRSSNIPNSPFSFPGVFSYWKRLQAEDPDVVIIRGVTRWFCRVAALCSILQGRRLVIYDQEDAKPSAWSGTWVRRAVFHGLGIPHFTSRLSPNLGPAKLGDAMSLPFGSPFEPARTEGLESRPLQWPPRILMVAKYRERKGHSLLLRALSAISSMPFSLTFCGEEATNADTAFCQALRREAQALGVADRLRFQNNIAHDDMISVFSGHDLLILPSRAEPAAVSPIEAAWAGCAVLMSRDSGTRYYMPEGAAFDFNPDDPQDIARAVARLIARPQDLGPARDACFARISSLASDDEILRLFETFGPGRARLHTRR; this comes from the coding sequence ATGGCTCCATCCGCGCTGTCCCGGATGATCATGCGTCGGCGCTCGAGCAACATTCCGAATTCGCCTTTTTCCTTTCCCGGCGTCTTTTCCTACTGGAAGCGTTTGCAGGCCGAAGACCCCGACGTGGTGATCATCCGCGGAGTGACGCGATGGTTTTGCAGGGTCGCGGCACTCTGTTCAATTCTGCAAGGGCGCAGGCTGGTCATCTACGACCAGGAGGACGCCAAGCCCAGCGCATGGAGTGGCACATGGGTTCGAAGAGCCGTCTTTCATGGCCTAGGCATCCCGCATTTCACCTCACGGCTTTCGCCAAATCTTGGCCCGGCCAAGCTCGGCGATGCCATGTCCCTGCCATTCGGGAGCCCTTTCGAGCCGGCCCGGACTGAAGGCCTGGAAAGCAGGCCATTGCAGTGGCCGCCTCGAATCCTGATGGTGGCAAAATACCGGGAGCGCAAGGGGCACAGTTTGCTTCTGAGGGCGTTGTCCGCGATTTCATCCATGCCCTTCTCCCTGACATTCTGCGGCGAGGAGGCAACGAACGCCGACACGGCTTTCTGTCAGGCCTTGCGGCGCGAGGCTCAGGCGCTTGGCGTGGCGGACAGGCTTCGGTTTCAAAACAACATTGCGCATGACGACATGATCTCGGTCTTTTCCGGTCATGATCTCTTGATACTGCCCTCGCGGGCTGAACCCGCGGCGGTGTCTCCCATCGAGGCGGCCTGGGCGGGATGTGCCGTGCTGATGTCGCGAGACAGCGGCACGAGGTACTACATGCCCGAGGGGGCAGCTTTCGATTTCAACCCCGACGATCCGCAAGACATCGCACGCGCGGTCGCGAGGCTGATCGCTCGGCCACAGGATCTGGGGCCTGCAAGGGACGCCTGCTTCGCCCGCATCTCATCGCTCGCCAGTGACGACGAGATCTTGCGGCTGTTCGAGACCTTTGGGCCGGGCAGGGCACGACTGCATACAAGACGGTGA
- a CDS encoding lipopolysaccharide biosynthesis protein, whose protein sequence is MCSILALALNARSLGPGNFGTLAVIQAYVAFVSGLCTFESWQLVIRLCARSPLRLGPAASCGIALDVSAALLATVLAIGGILLFGEAVGVSRDNRLLAIIYSLTLLASLSGTPKGVLRLNGRYDVIAGNQLMQGVAVVVASLVLWILDASLPDYVIVLAAVGAFYNLTLFVRMLLYAREEHIELLNPLRSRSKRRFFWAFLAMATGTSLLSTLVSARRHLALFLVAGLLGEVAAGSYSLASRLATMVSRLTGPLNQVIFPEIAKLSRQEPPSRLYRLNARITVVSACAATGMAVVGVLLQNPIVLLAGGSAYAEASLLFAILFAAECFGLAGMHLNPLIQVLAGTKPLLKITALAIAIYVPLCLALSGWIGISGIAWAGLLVSAAVYAAMMVVSHLLLKRRIRLAEDI, encoded by the coding sequence TTGTGCTCCATCCTTGCACTGGCGCTCAACGCACGGTCGCTGGGTCCGGGGAATTTTGGCACACTCGCCGTAATTCAGGCCTATGTGGCGTTCGTTTCCGGCCTATGCACGTTCGAGAGCTGGCAGCTAGTGATCAGGCTGTGCGCGAGGTCGCCTTTGCGTCTGGGACCGGCGGCATCTTGCGGAATTGCCCTCGATGTTTCAGCCGCCCTTCTCGCCACGGTCCTGGCAATAGGCGGGATCTTGCTGTTTGGAGAAGCTGTTGGCGTGTCGCGGGATAATCGCCTTCTGGCGATTATCTACAGCCTCACCTTGTTGGCGAGTCTTTCGGGTACGCCGAAAGGTGTGCTTCGGCTGAACGGCCGGTACGACGTCATTGCCGGCAATCAACTCATGCAAGGGGTTGCCGTGGTGGTTGCCTCTCTCGTCCTTTGGATCCTCGATGCCTCATTGCCGGATTATGTAATCGTGCTGGCAGCGGTCGGCGCATTCTACAACCTGACGCTGTTCGTTCGCATGCTGCTCTATGCCAGGGAGGAGCACATCGAACTGCTCAACCCGCTTCGCTCCCGGTCCAAACGCCGTTTCTTCTGGGCGTTTCTTGCCATGGCCACGGGGACCAGTCTGCTCTCGACGCTTGTGAGCGCCAGGCGGCATCTCGCATTGTTCCTTGTCGCGGGCCTGCTGGGAGAGGTCGCCGCGGGCTCCTATTCGCTCGCATCGCGCCTAGCGACGATGGTTTCCCGGCTGACCGGTCCCTTGAACCAGGTGATCTTTCCCGAGATCGCGAAACTATCCAGGCAAGAGCCTCCTTCTCGTCTATACCGCTTGAACGCCCGCATCACCGTGGTTTCGGCATGCGCTGCCACCGGCATGGCAGTCGTGGGGGTGCTGCTGCAAAACCCCATCGTCCTTCTGGCTGGCGGTTCGGCCTACGCCGAAGCTTCGCTGCTCTTTGCCATTTTGTTCGCGGCCGAATGCTTCGGCCTCGCTGGAATGCATCTCAATCCGCTGATTCAGGTCCTGGCCGGGACGAAGCCGCTTTTGAAAATCACGGCGCTGGCGATCGCCATCTATGTTCCGCTTTGCCTGGCTTTGTCCGGATGGATCGGAATTTCAGGCATCGCCTGGGCCGGCTTGCTCGTATCGGCGGCGGTCTATGCGGCGATGATGGTGGTTTCGCACTTATTGTTGAAAAGGCGGATCCGCCTGGCGGAAGATATCTGA
- a CDS encoding glycosyltransferase: MLRTSGIGRGISVSKRWPTPTCSRWVSIPRTPWGRSGRIKILHVITGLENGGAEAALYRLCTAERSHSHFVVSLSGDGKYGPLLRAAKIPLACLAMPKGRLSLKGLASLRRVFSTYRPDVVQCWMYHANLVGGVLARLGGISPVLWGMHNCGLDPRAASFTTRTVDRICALISGIIPARIVSCSQNASRCHIHAGYSSSNWTIIPNGYDLAVFEPDDRARARLRRDWSIGDGQFVIGNVARWHPDKDHQNLFAALSRLSMHKSLPFKCVLAGPGMTAENTALAVLLERYDVRHKVKLLGPSDDIAGLMNAFDIHVLASSSEAFPNVVAEAMACGTPCVGTDVGDIAMLVGNTGLIVPPRNPDALSRSIEIMASEIQDTRSWASRRQACRDRIAADFSLERMAHSYGLLWEKSSLGR, from the coding sequence ATCCTCCGGACGTCAGGCATCGGGCGCGGGATTTCAGTGTCGAAAAGGTGGCCGACGCCTACCTGCTCGCGATGGGTGTCGATCCCACGAACGCCGTGGGGAAGGAGCGGTCGTATTAAGATCCTGCACGTCATCACCGGACTTGAGAACGGCGGCGCCGAGGCAGCGCTATACCGCCTGTGCACGGCCGAGCGCAGCCATTCCCATTTTGTCGTCTCGCTTTCGGGTGACGGAAAATATGGCCCGTTGCTTCGCGCGGCCAAAATACCGCTCGCCTGCCTGGCGATGCCAAAGGGAAGGTTGAGTCTCAAGGGGCTCGCCTCGCTCAGGCGCGTGTTCTCGACCTATCGGCCGGACGTGGTTCAGTGCTGGATGTATCACGCCAACCTCGTCGGAGGCGTCCTGGCGCGGCTTGGCGGCATCAGCCCGGTTCTTTGGGGGATGCACAATTGCGGACTGGATCCGCGGGCGGCCTCCTTTACGACCAGGACAGTGGACAGGATATGCGCTCTCATATCCGGTATCATCCCGGCTCGGATTGTCAGTTGCTCGCAAAATGCATCGCGGTGCCACATCCATGCAGGATATTCGAGCTCGAACTGGACGATCATACCGAATGGCTACGATCTGGCCGTGTTCGAGCCGGACGACCGGGCGCGCGCGCGGCTCCGTCGGGATTGGTCGATAGGTGATGGCCAGTTCGTTATCGGAAACGTCGCTCGCTGGCATCCCGACAAGGACCACCAGAATCTCTTCGCTGCCCTGTCCAGGCTGTCGATGCACAAGAGCCTTCCCTTCAAATGTGTTCTTGCCGGCCCGGGTATGACGGCTGAAAACACTGCGCTTGCCGTGCTGTTGGAGCGCTATGATGTTCGCCACAAGGTGAAGCTTCTCGGGCCGAGCGACGACATTGCCGGTTTGATGAATGCATTCGACATTCATGTGCTGGCCTCCAGCAGCGAAGCCTTTCCGAACGTGGTTGCCGAGGCGATGGCATGCGGCACGCCATGCGTGGGAACGGACGTCGGGGACATCGCGATGCTTGTCGGCAACACGGGATTGATCGTTCCGCCGCGGAACCCTGACGCGTTATCGCGTTCCATCGAGATCATGGCTTCGGAAATCCAGGATACCCGGTCTTGGGCGAGCAGGCGGCAAGCATGTCGCGACCGCATCGCTGCGGATTTCTCGCTTGAGCGGATGGCGCACTCGTATGGCTTGCTGTGGGAGAAATCGTCCCTGGGCCGCTAA
- a CDS encoding glycosyltransferase, with product MLTLASEFGRRGLPIDLVLGCATGEYLALVPKTIRIQDLRASRLLFSVLALIRYLRREQPRVMLTALPHANIVGIVSSMLSLRRTPIVISERSNLSRTVADTKLVREKFLPFLMRLTYGRADTIITVSHGVAEDLIQSIGVHRSSVKTIYNPLDIKHVEEQADEPLDHPFAVEDGRILLVAVGRLDFAKDHATLISSFARIATKRAVKLAIVGEGPLRGSLQTLIDELELNSSVALVGFSKNPYPWMRRAALFLQSSRREGFPNTIIEAMACGTNVVSTNCESGPAEILEDGKWGRLAAVGDAQGFAAEVMAALDEADPPDVRHRARDFSVEKVADAYLLAMGVDPTNAVGKERSY from the coding sequence ATGCTCACCCTGGCCAGCGAATTTGGCCGGCGCGGCTTGCCGATCGATCTGGTGCTTGGGTGTGCGACGGGCGAGTATCTCGCTTTGGTTCCGAAGACGATAAGGATACAGGACCTCCGAGCCTCGCGGTTGCTGTTTTCCGTATTGGCTTTGATCCGGTATTTGAGGCGGGAGCAGCCGCGAGTGATGCTGACGGCGTTACCCCATGCAAATATCGTTGGCATCGTCTCGTCCATGCTCTCGCTCCGCCGGACACCGATCGTGATATCGGAAAGGAGCAATCTTTCCAGGACCGTCGCTGATACGAAGCTGGTTCGTGAGAAGTTCCTGCCATTCCTCATGCGGCTGACCTATGGTCGTGCCGACACGATCATCACTGTATCGCATGGCGTCGCGGAAGACCTGATCCAGAGCATCGGGGTCCACCGGAGTTCCGTCAAAACGATCTACAATCCGCTGGACATCAAACATGTTGAAGAGCAGGCGGATGAACCGCTCGATCACCCCTTCGCGGTCGAGGATGGCAGGATCTTGCTGGTGGCCGTTGGGCGGCTTGATTTCGCAAAAGACCATGCCACGCTCATAAGCAGCTTCGCGCGGATTGCGACGAAGAGGGCCGTCAAATTGGCCATTGTCGGGGAAGGACCGCTGCGGGGATCGCTTCAAACCCTGATCGACGAACTCGAGCTGAATTCTTCGGTCGCTCTGGTCGGCTTTTCGAAGAATCCGTATCCGTGGATGCGGCGGGCAGCGTTGTTTCTTCAATCCTCCCGCAGGGAGGGATTTCCAAACACGATCATCGAAGCAATGGCTTGCGGGACCAACGTGGTGAGCACCAACTGCGAAAGCGGTCCGGCCGAGATTCTGGAGGACGGCAAGTGGGGGCGTCTCGCCGCGGTCGGAGATGCCCAGGGTTTTGCGGCAGAAGTGATGGCCGCCCTTGATGAAGCTGATCCTCCGGACGTCAGGCATCGGGCGCGGGATTTCAGTGTCGAAAAGGTGGCCGACGCCTACCTGCTCGCGATGGGTGTCGATCCCACGAACGCCGTGGGGAAGGAGCGGTCGTATTAA
- a CDS encoding class I SAM-dependent methyltransferase, whose protein sequence is MPLRLRVDGNHAFAAEIAPVLFTPNALVYDLGGGARPLVSLAEKRRLGLVVVGVDRDAKELSKAPGEIYDERIEADLTSFRGKGDADLVICQATLEHVRDGEGAFRGIASCVRPGGTVAIFSPSRNAVFARLNRVLPEAIKRRLLFAVYPDKGRGHDGFPAFYDRCLPSEVERIAAQNGLELVQRHLFWRSSYFYAFVPAFLVWRLWLGLSALLIGKDAAETYAYVFRRRH, encoded by the coding sequence TTGCCGCTACGGCTGCGCGTGGATGGCAACCACGCCTTTGCTGCGGAAATCGCACCGGTGCTCTTTACACCTAACGCACTGGTCTATGATCTGGGCGGAGGAGCAAGGCCGCTTGTAAGCCTAGCCGAGAAGCGTCGTCTGGGGCTGGTTGTCGTCGGGGTGGACCGCGATGCCAAGGAACTGTCGAAGGCTCCGGGCGAGATCTATGACGAGCGGATCGAGGCGGACCTTACTTCGTTCAGGGGGAAGGGAGATGCCGATCTGGTCATATGCCAGGCCACTCTGGAGCACGTCCGCGACGGCGAAGGCGCATTTCGCGGCATTGCCAGCTGCGTAAGGCCGGGCGGCACGGTCGCCATTTTCTCGCCTTCACGCAACGCCGTTTTCGCCAGGCTCAATCGGGTCTTGCCCGAGGCGATCAAGCGTCGCCTGCTGTTTGCGGTCTATCCGGACAAGGGCAGGGGGCACGACGGCTTCCCAGCCTTCTATGACAGATGCCTGCCGAGCGAGGTGGAAAGGATCGCAGCGCAAAATGGCCTGGAACTCGTCCAGCGTCATCTGTTCTGGAGGAGTTCATACTTCTACGCTTTCGTGCCGGCCTTCCTTGTCTGGCGCCTCTGGCTAGGTCTCTCGGCTCTTCTCATCGGGAAGGATGCGGCTGAAACCTACGCCTATGTCTTTCGGCGAAGACATTGA
- a CDS encoding NAD-dependent epimerase encodes MKVLVTGAAGFIGYHVARRLLERGDEVVGIDSINDYYDPQIKQARLRLLAEASRNTNAGYHFIHGNLAERNVVDGCFADHAFDRVIHLAAQAGVRYSLENPHAYVESNIIAYANMLEACRNSRVGHLTYASTSSVYGANTDMPFSEHRPADHPLQFYAATKRANELMAHSYSHLFGLPTTGLRFFTVYGPWGRPDMALFLFTRNILAGEPIKLFNNGNHTRDFTYVEDIAEGVIRASDSPAAANPAWDSDNPDPATSSAPWRIFNIGNNNPVKLTAYVEALENALGRKAIVELLPLQAGDVPDTFADTSALQAAVGYRPGTSVTEGVGRFVEWYQAYFERR; translated from the coding sequence ATGAAGGTTCTGGTCACCGGCGCTGCCGGCTTCATAGGCTATCACGTCGCCAGGCGGCTGCTCGAACGCGGCGACGAGGTCGTCGGCATAGACAGCATCAACGACTACTATGATCCGCAGATCAAGCAGGCGCGGCTGCGGCTTCTGGCCGAAGCAAGCCGCAACACCAATGCGGGCTACCATTTCATCCACGGTAATCTCGCAGAGCGAAACGTGGTGGACGGCTGCTTTGCCGATCACGCCTTCGACAGGGTGATCCATCTCGCCGCCCAGGCCGGCGTCCGCTACAGCCTTGAAAACCCGCACGCCTATGTCGAGAGCAACATTATCGCCTACGCCAACATGCTGGAGGCCTGCCGCAACAGCCGTGTCGGCCACCTGACCTATGCCAGCACGTCGAGCGTCTATGGCGCCAATACCGACATGCCGTTTTCCGAGCATCGCCCGGCGGATCATCCGCTGCAGTTCTACGCCGCAACCAAGCGCGCCAACGAGCTGATGGCGCACAGCTACAGCCACCTGTTCGGGCTGCCGACCACGGGCTTGCGTTTCTTCACAGTGTACGGCCCTTGGGGACGTCCCGACATGGCGCTGTTCCTGTTCACCAGGAACATCCTGGCCGGCGAGCCGATCAAGCTGTTCAACAACGGCAATCATACACGCGACTTCACCTATGTCGAAGATATCGCCGAAGGCGTGATCCGCGCCAGCGACAGCCCCGCCGCGGCTAACCCCGCCTGGGATTCCGATAATCCGGATCCTGCGACGAGCAGCGCGCCTTGGCGCATTTTCAACATCGGCAACAACAACCCGGTGAAGCTGACCGCCTATGTCGAGGCGCTTGAAAACGCGCTTGGCCGTAAGGCCATCGTGGAGCTCTTGCCGCTGCAGGCCGGAGACGTGCCTGACACTTTTGCCGATACTTCGGCGCTGCAGGCGGCGGTCGGCTATCGTCCCGGCACGTCCGTGACGGAGGGCGTCGGGCGGTTCGTCGAATGGTACCAGGCCTATTTTGAGCGGAGGTAG
- a CDS encoding nucleotide sugar dehydrogenase — MDLGSRKIAVIGLGYVGLPLAVALGAIRDVVGFDISQSRVDALRRGEDHTLEASRDEIDAATRLRFTSDKVDLRDCGVFIVTVPTPIDRANRPDLKPLVMASATVGEVISPGAVVIFESTVYPGCTQEVCAPLIEKHSGLRYNEDFFLGYSPERINPGDREHRLQTIVKVTSGSTPEVADAIDALYASIVPAGTHRASSIAVAEAAKVIENTQRDLNIALMNELSLIFGKLGIDTSEVLEAAGTKWNFLRFSPGLVGGHCIGVDPYYLTHKAQELGYHPEVILAGRRINDGMGRHAADQTARLMMRKGIPVVGSRILVMGAAFKENCPDLRNSKVADIVAQLRQYNAGIDIWDPWVDAQECARAFGVTSVKEMPAARYDGVVVAVGHGQFHTLGVAGLRALCKDPSVVYDIKGLFPRDVTDGRF; from the coding sequence ATGGACCTCGGCTCCAGGAAAATAGCTGTCATCGGGCTTGGCTATGTGGGTTTGCCGCTGGCGGTGGCCCTCGGAGCGATCAGGGACGTCGTCGGCTTCGACATCAGCCAATCGCGTGTGGATGCGCTGAGGCGTGGCGAGGATCACACGCTCGAGGCCAGCAGAGATGAAATCGACGCCGCCACGCGGCTGCGGTTCACCAGCGACAAGGTCGATCTGCGGGATTGCGGAGTTTTCATCGTCACTGTCCCCACTCCGATCGACAGGGCCAACCGGCCGGACCTGAAGCCCCTTGTCATGGCGTCCGCCACGGTCGGCGAGGTGATCTCCCCCGGTGCGGTGGTAATCTTTGAATCGACCGTCTATCCCGGCTGTACGCAAGAGGTGTGTGCGCCGCTGATCGAGAAACATTCGGGGCTGCGCTACAACGAAGACTTCTTCCTGGGCTACAGCCCTGAGCGCATCAACCCCGGCGACCGCGAGCACCGGCTTCAGACGATCGTCAAGGTGACCAGCGGCTCCACGCCGGAGGTGGCGGACGCCATCGACGCGCTCTATGCCTCGATCGTTCCCGCCGGCACGCACCGCGCCTCGAGCATCGCGGTCGCCGAGGCAGCCAAGGTCATCGAGAACACGCAACGCGACCTCAACATCGCTCTGATGAACGAATTGTCGCTGATCTTCGGCAAACTGGGCATCGACACGTCGGAGGTGCTGGAAGCGGCCGGCACCAAATGGAATTTCCTGCGCTTCAGCCCTGGTCTCGTCGGCGGCCACTGCATAGGCGTCGATCCCTATTATCTGACCCACAAGGCTCAAGAACTCGGCTATCATCCCGAGGTGATTCTTGCCGGTCGCCGCATCAACGACGGCATGGGCCGGCATGCAGCGGACCAGACGGCCCGCCTTATGATGCGCAAGGGCATACCTGTCGTTGGCAGCCGGATTCTGGTCATGGGCGCGGCCTTCAAGGAAAACTGTCCGGACCTGAGAAACTCCAAGGTCGCCGACATTGTCGCGCAGCTGAGGCAGTACAATGCCGGCATCGATATCTGGGATCCTTGGGTCGATGCGCAGGAATGCGCGCGCGCCTTTGGCGTAACGAGCGTTAAAGAGATGCCCGCCGCGCGTTACGATGGCGTTGTCGTCGCCGTGGGGCACGGGCAGTTTCACACCCTGGGCGTTGCCGGTCTTCGGGCGCTTTGCAAGGACCCTAGCGTCGTCTACGACATCAAGGGTCTGTTCCCCAGGGATGTTACGGACGGGCGGTTCTGA